DNA from Halomonas sp. GFAJ-1:
CCGGGCTTCACCTGCACACCGACAAAGATGTGGGCTTCGCTATTGTCAGCGTAGCGATAGCTAAACTCAGTCACCATACGCTTGCCTAAGGTACGGCAGAATTTTTTAAAACTGCCGGGCTTCTCGGAAATCGTCACCGCCAAGATCGCTTCACGCTGTTCACCAAGCTCGGTGCGCTCAGCGATATGCTGCAGGCGGTCAAAGTTGGTGTTAGCCCCCGAGTTGATGCAAATCAGCGTTTGGCCTTCAACGCCCGTTTGCTGCACGTACTTTTTCAGCCCCGCCAGCGAAAGCGCACCCGAGGTTTCCGCCACCGCACGCGTATCTTCAAAGATATCTTTCACCGCAGCGCACATTTCATCGGTGTTAACCGTAATCACCTCGTCCACCAAATCGCGCACAAGAGAGAACGGCACCTCGCCAATTTGTGCAACCGCCACACCCTCGGCAAATACACCCACCTGATCCAGCACCACCCGCTCACCCGCCTCTAAGGCGGCTTTCAGGCAGGCACTGTCTTCGGCTTCTACACCAATAATCTTGATATCAGGACGCAAGTACTTCACATAGGCGGCCACTCCAGCGATTAACCCACCGCCGCCCACCGGAATGAAAATAGCGTCTAGGCGGCCACTGTGCTGGCGCAGAATTTCTACGCCAATGGTGCCCTGGCCTGCCACCACATCGATATCATCAAAGGGTGGGATGTAGGTATAGCCGTGCTCTTTGATCAATTCCTGCGCGTGCTCGGCAGCGGCGGCAAAGGCATCGCCTTTCAGGATGACTTTAGCCCCACGAGCACGCACCGCCTGAACCTTGATGTCCGGCGTAATGCGTGGCATCACAATGATGGCTTTAACGCCCATTAGCTTGGCTGCCATAGCCAACCCCTGGGCATGATTGCCTGCTGATGCAGCGATCACCCCCTTGGCCTTCTGCTCTTCGGTGAGCTGAGCCATTTTGTTATAGGCGCCGCGAATTTTGAACGAGTACACCGGCTGCAAATCTTCGCGCTTAATTAAAATTTGGTTATGGAAGCGACGCGACAAAAAGGGAGCAGGAGAAATGGGGGTCTCACAAGCGGCTTCGTAAACGCGGGCTTGGAGGATCTTTTTGACGGTTGCTTCTAGCATGCGGAATTCCCAGAAAAATAGCGTGACCCATAGGGGTACGGACAAGGCTCTTATTGGTAGCAGATTACGCCTAGCGACGTCTAGCAGCGTTTCCATCGGCAGTTATCGCTGGGGCCGTTATACTAGGGATCACCTGCCAACCCTGACGCTGGAAAACACAATGACCCAAGATGAACTAAAAGCCGCCGTGGCGGACGCTGCCATTAAAGAGATAGAACTACACCTTGAGAAAGATACCGTGTTGGGTATCGGCACAGGTTCAACCGCCAACCTGTTTATTGACTGCTTAGGCCCGCTACGTGACCGCTTCAGAGGGGCCGTTGCCAGCTCAGAGGCGAGTGCCAAGCGCCTACAAGCCTTAGACATTGAGGTGTTTGAGCTTAACAGTGTTGGCAGCATTCCTTTCTATATAGATGGTGCAGACGAAGTTAATGCTCACTTACACATGATAAAAGGCGGCGGAGCCGCGCTTACCCGTGAAAAAATTGTTGCCGCCTGCGCTGAACGTTTTATCTGCATCGCCGACGGCTCGAAAGAAGTGGCTCGGCTCGGTAGCTTTCCACTGCCGGTAGAAGTCATCCCGATGGCGCGCTCTTACGTTGCCAGAGAGCTGGTCAAGCTAGGCGCAGACCCTGTGTATCGGCAAGGTGTAGTGACCGATAACGGTAATCAAATCATCGACTGCTTTGATTTTATGATCGACGATCCCGTCGCTATGGAAACACGGATTAATGCCATTGTGGGCGTGGTTACCAACGGCTTGTTTGCTGCTCGCGGTGCCGATGTATTGCTATTGGGTAAGGCAGATGGCGTAGAACGCACTGCGCTACGCTAATCAACGCTCCAACCAACCATCAAGCCCTTCGAGAGTGCGCGCTAGCGCGCCTCGATGGGCATTGATGGCAACACGCCCTGCCTCACCCTGCTCGCGAGCACACTCTGGCGCGTCAAAATACTCGACTAGCCTTACCGCTAGCGCA
Protein-coding regions in this window:
- a CDS encoding PLP-dependent threonine dehydratase (threonine deaminase; threonine dehydratase; in Escherichia coli, IlvA is part of the isoleucine biosynthetic pathway), with the translated sequence MLEATVKKILQARVYEAACETPISPAPFLSRRFHNQILIKREDLQPVYSFKIRGAYNKMAQLTEEQKAKGVIAASAGNHAQGLAMAAKLMGVKAIIVMPRITPDIKVQAVRARGAKVILKGDAFAAAAEHAQELIKEHGYTYIPPFDDIDVVAGQGTIGVEILRQHSGRLDAIFIPVGGGGLIAGVAAYVKYLRPDIKIIGVEAEDSACLKAALEAGERVVLDQVGVFAEGVAVAQIGEVPFSLVRDLVDEVITVNTDEMCAAVKDIFEDTRAVAETSGALSLAGLKKYVQQTGVEGQTLICINSGANTNFDRLQHIAERTELGEQREAILAVTISEKPGSFKKFCRTLGKRMVTEFSYRYADNSEAHIFVGVQVKPGGEDRQAVLDKLREGGYQVEDLTDNELAKLHIRHLSGGRPSERFEEELYRFEFPERPGALMNFLTQLPHDWNISLFHYRNHGAAYGRVLVGMQVPSSDRTHVAEYLDAIGYRYWQESDNPAYRLFMA
- a CDS encoding ribose 5-phosphate isomerase A, whose translation is MTQDELKAAVADAAIKEIELHLEKDTVLGIGTGSTANLFIDCLGPLRDRFRGAVASSEASAKRLQALDIEVFELNSVGSIPFYIDGADEVNAHLHMIKGGGAALTREKIVAACAERFICIADGSKEVARLGSFPLPVEVIPMARSYVARELVKLGADPVYRQGVVTDNGNQIIDCFDFMIDDPVAMETRINAIVGVVTNGLFAARGADVLLLGKADGVERTALR